DNA sequence from the Acipenser ruthenus chromosome 8, fAciRut3.2 maternal haplotype, whole genome shotgun sequence genome:
ATCGTGATTCATCGATACACAATGAATCGTTGCACCCCTACTGCCCTTATCACAGTCTGCCGGATATGCTGTTATGGTCACATCTACCGAAACATACTTGCAACAGAgagatgcatcttttatatattacagtgaCATGGCTGTAAACCATTTGATAAGGAATCCGTCATGCAGGCGACCGCGTTCCATACTCACGTGGAATCCAGCGTGTTGAGGAACATGCTGTGCACAATCTTTCTTTCTTCCGCAGTCGGGGCCATTTTCAGTAAAGACGCTGTTTTAATCTCTGACCGTCTTGTTTTATTTACTGGGGTAAACACAAGCGAGGAAAAGGACAGGGTTACAGCTGCAGGATCGGGCAGAGTGGGAATAATGAAAGCTGCAGCCCACTGCATTTTGTTTCTCAGCTACAGCGTTAAATCAGTTCAAACAGATATAAAACACTTCTATATTTAAAAGTCAGTTCCGAACGTCTAATCCAGGTGGGTGGGAGGTTGCAAGCAGAGCTACTATATGTAATGGTTACAGTTCACTTCAGCAGCGCCAATTGCTTTATTATCAACATATTACCTgtttatacaattatacaaaaaaatctgGATTTAGATGGATCTATAGTTTATTTTTAAGTAACAAAGTCCCTTTACAATGGAGTAGAACACAGTGCTAGTACAATGGAGTAGAACACAGTGCTAGTACAATGGAGTAGAACACAGTGCTAGTACAATGGAGTAGAACACAGTGCTAGTACAATGGAGTAGAACACAGTGCTAGTACAATGGAGTAGAACACAGTGCTAGTACAATGGAGTAGAACACAGTGCTAGTACAATGGAGTAGAACACAGTGCTAGTACTGTACGTTCCatctttaaacaaacacacaatgccACGCTCAGCACTCACCTTCTCCCTGCTTAAACAGGGCCTCCTCCTCTGGGCCCTCTGGTATCAGGGGATTAACGAAGGCAGCCCTGCCAATGCAAGCGACAGTGCAACCAGTCAGACAGAACTAGACTGTAtcaaaatgcacacatttatacaACAAAAAAGTTCAAGAAATCTTTTCAAAGTTTACATGTAAAGAACTacttaaaacaatgtttttaaaaaaatagtcctTAATACAATTCTAAAAGTTTGGTGAATAGGGCCAATTGTTTCAGCACATAGATTCAGCACAGAAGAGTGTAGACCCTTTAATAAAGCATTACCCAGTGATACAGACAATATACCACAGGAACAAAGCAGCTGCACACTGgactgcaggtacagatattagGGAACACTCTGACACAGTAAATGAAAGAGACACTACCTCTTGTTCTCTGGATCCCGGGCAACCATTACGAATGTCGCATCCAATACAGGACTATAGGCGCCGTCATGGTACTACAAAGAGAGAACGATTTATTAAAGAGtgcacagctggaaatgaagtggaacCCGTCGAAGGACAGAGGACAGGAGACACGTCTttacacacagagtggtgagggcatgGAGTGCAGTCGAAGCTGAATcaatgggatcctttaagatcagACTTCATAAAGTTTTCAATCAGgcactaggaaccagacaagcatgGACAgaacgaatggcctcctctcgttcgtaagcTTTCTCATGCTCTTCAAGTTTTACAAGCGTTTACTTTTGGAAAAGGTTCTAGCAGCCTAAACACCTTTACTTACCTGAAGCATGTGCATCTTGGCTTCCATAGACGTCTTGCCAACCCAGGAGACGTGTCCAGTAAACTTAATGTCGCAGTCTGGGTAGATAATGTTTTTCCTCATATCTGAAACAAGGCAGCGGCAGTGTTTACATATAACCCTGCAATATGAAGCCACCATGTCAAATACAGAATGTACCAAATTAAAAGGATTATCATCTGTAAACAAAACAAGGTCACAGATTTAAACTGTGCTGGGGTGGTCTCCATAACACTTTAAATATGAAGCCTGCATTTTAATGGTTTGTGAGGTAGGAACAGTGGAAGAAGCGGCACTGAATATCCAGAAAGGCGATGCCTGCCCTCACTGGGAGACTTCTAACATAAGAAAGACCTACCGATTTTATCCACCAGAGCGGTGACAATAGACAGGGGGGATCTCTGAAGAGAGGGATCCTTGGTGTGCGAATAGCAGATAAGAACTGCAAGGGaataaaagaaaaagggaaaacaaatgtTGGGGCATTGCTTGCACACTGTGTTACCGAGGtgctaaaacaattaaacatgagTTCACATAGCTTCTGTTATCCTTCATTACTGCAGATTGTTCAATTGATGCCGACAACAGACAGTTCTGGCCAGGCGTGTTTAGCAACTGGTCAAAATTAAAATCAGAGCGGTCAGATTTCAGATTCAAGCTGGAACTTGTCAGGACAGTGGAATTTGCTCTTAAACGAATCGATGCTGTAAGCAGGGGGTGGGAAACCTCCACAAATGTTAtcagcaataatatatatataatttgcataaTTTGTGGAAGAATAAAAATGCAGGAAGGTTGAAATCCTCATCACCCCCACCCCTAAAAGAGACTCCACAATCCCCATCACCACCCCCAAAAGAGACTCCACAGCAGCCCTACAATACAAGATGCAACAAGTGAGGTTTTGCTAAGTATACGTATGGTAATTTCTGGTTTAAACGTTTAATTCCTCACAAACCAGGACTACCCTCTGGATCGGCctgttacatatacatatatattacacacaagaAAAAGAGAAATACCTCCTAAACTATCAAGGTCCTCAAGGATTCTGCCAAACCTGTTGAAGaacgaaacaaaaacaaaaaaacactgtattcAATACTGAGGAGATCCTCTCACACCTCCTCCTCTCAGACCCGCTCCGAGTCCTCACCTCACACTGTATTCAATACTGAGGAGATCCGCCCGCCCgctcactcctcctcctcctcctcctcctcctcctcctctcctctcagaccCGCTCCGAGTCCTTACCTCACACTGTTGTGAACATTGAGGTACTTCTCGCGCAGCCCGTGCTGGCTCCCCAGCGGCAGGTGGATCTCAATGTAGCTGTCCTTCATTCTCCGCGGCGGGAGGTCCTCTTGACACTTAGCGAGAAGAGAACTCAGAGAAGTTCTGTCCTTCATAGCCTGACGGTGGTCACTGCCGTGGAAAGAGTTTAAAACTGTTCTGTCATCATTTATCATCAGGAAATATTTTCAGGGAAAACTGTCATGTACTATACTGTACAAACGTCCTTAACTCTGTTTAATGTTTCACTATTATTTTATGTGGAAGTTAAGGCTGCTACGCACCAGACGCAATGCGATTTTCCATCAGGCGACAAGATACTTTCTCAGCAAtatgaccacacacacctgaagcaACACAGCCGCGATGCAACAGAGAGGAAACCCGCCCGATATATACAATTATtacaaattgctattgacaagaCTATGATCAGTCAACACAATGtagaaattatgagtgtcttcgaTACGGaatcccatatattatctttcatctctgtagCTTTATAATTGCAATGATCTTTGttataaagctctgggtatttttcccatggcaagtattattttttcattttagatgCTGCTTCAACCTGGTAGACCAAATGCATTGAAGCTGCTCTCCGATTGCTCAAAGTGCATTGAAGCTGCTCTCCGATTGCTCAAAGTGCATTGAAGCTGCTCTCTGATTGCTCaaagtgcattgaagctgttctctgattgctcaaagTGCATCGAAGCTGCTCTCCGATTGCTCAAAGTGCATTGAAGCTGCTCTCTGATTGCTCAAAGTGCATTGAAGCTGCTCTCTGATTGCTCAAAGTGCATTGAAGCTGCTCTCCGATTGCTCAAAGTGCATTGAAGCTGCTCTCCGATTGCTCAAAGTGCATTGAAGCTGCTCTCTGATTGCTCAAAGTGCATTGAAGCTGCTCTGCGATTGCTCAAAGTGCATTGAAGCTGCTCTCCGATTGCTCAAAGTGCACTGAAGCTGCTCTCCGATTGCTCaaagtgcattgaagctgttctctgattgctcaaagtgcattgaagctgttctctgattgctcaaagTGCATTGAAGCTGCTCTCCGATTGCTCaaagtgcattgaagctgttctccgattgctcaaaGTGCATCGAAGCTGCTCTCCGATTGCTCAAAGTGCATCGAAGCTGCTCTCCGATTGCTCAAAGTGCATTGAAGCTGCTCTCTGATTGCTCAAAGTGCATTGAAGCTGCTCTCTGATTGCTCAAAGTGCATTGAAGCTGCTCTCCGATTGCTCAAAGTGCATTGAAGCTGCTCTCTGATTGCTCAAAGTGCATTGAAGCTGCTCTCTGATTGCTCAAAGTGCATTGAAGCTGCTCTGCGATTGCTCAAAGTGCATTGAAGCTGCTCTCCGATTGCTCAAAGTGCATTGAAGCTGCTCTCCGATTGCTCaaagtgcattgaagctgttctctgattgctcaaagtgcattgaagctgttctctgattgctcaaagTGCATTGAAGCTGCTCTCCGATTGCTCaaagtgcattgaagctgttctctgattgctcaaagTGCATCGAAGCTGCTCTCCGATTGCTCAAAGTGCATTGAAGCTGCTCTCTGATTGCTCAAAGTGCATTGAAGCTGCTCTCTGATTTGCTCAATTCCCTAGTTGTTGTGCGAAGCAAAAGAAAAGGTTTCAATCCTGCTTATTTCTTCGTTCCAGTGTCGCCCTCACATCGCCTGGGGTGTCAAAGATACTTAAAAGGTATGGGTTCTATTAATCGCACCTGGTGTGTATCGGCCTTTACACTGAACTTTCTGTCAGCTTATAACACAATGTATATAGACACTGAACACAAGaggtctgtactgtatgtaacaaaATATTGTTAAAAAAGCTTGAGAATTGATTTGTGTTCCAAGCCAGTTTCTCACTTGAGTGGGTATCCAGTTTTACACCAAGCCATTTACAGCACTTTGCATGCCAGTGTTAATACTGTGCAAAGCTGACAGCATGCCAGGATGTGTTTCAGCACCAGCAGCTGAAAATCTCAAACAGGAGCAGGGAGAGTCATGACTCAGCTCGTATAAAGCTACTGAactgacacagagagacagcacCCAGAACTTTGTCAAGAGGAACGCAAGGACAGCAGGCAGGGAATGTACAGTGAGTTTAAACCAGGGCAGGCAGATTCAGAGGAACCTCATAATCCCACAGCACCTGAACGTACCATTTTTGTCATATTTAAATTTATTCAGATTATTAGTATTGTTCAGTGAGGCAGAGTTTGGGTTTGCAACAGCAGTTGGAACAAACGCAAAGGTACATATGATTTTAACAGATGATTGTCAAATGCAAACCGAAAGACATCTAGGAGGAGGACAGAGGTGTATAATGAAAGGGTGGTTAAGGTGAAACATCAAGGCAGTTGTCATGTTAACTGTGTAGAGCGACAGACAGACTGGTGCATAGATGGAATCACATTTTGTTTGATTGAGGACCCTAAAAGTGGGTTGGGTGTCTACATAGAAAACAGGATTCAAGTCTTGAGTGCATGGTATAGACATATAGTCCTGATTCCTACCCCCCTGAAACCATCAATAAGTCAGACATAGTAGCAGCAGGCAGAGAGATAGGAATGGATAACATAGAAAAAAAAGGATGCTGctaaataaatagcaaataaCAAGATGTAGTAATAAAAACCACACAGAATAAAATACTATACCTCCAGTTTGTAGAAACGCCCACGATTTCTCTTAGTCTGTTCCGCACTGAAAAACAAGAATTGCAATTTtcacaaattatacaaaaacacaaaacaccaccACACACTCACAATAACGACCCCATCAGTGTTCCAGTCATACTGTGACAAGGATTCAAgactacagacagggtttgaaacTTGTTCTCCAATGAGGTTCTCTTTCTGTGAATCCCTCCACACAGACACATGGGTGCATGGTGAAAACTGGCAAAATGTTTTACTCCAAAACTGGGTTTCTGCAACGGAGGTACCAGTCCTTGCAGAGGACAGCTTTGAGAAAAACGATCTACTGAGGTATAGCAAGATAttctactatgcactggacttgcctgttctacacaccacattactggatccttaGCTGATGCACtactgcactactaatatgtcactgtagatataacttcttgtaatcctaacttgtagcatcctatttcatattgcattatttgcacttaccctaaactatactgtatttaaatagtaatcttgcattgtaaccctgtactgccctgtaagtcaccttggataaaaggtgtctgccaaataaataaataatactaataatatattCCTTTGAGTCACTTTAAAAATGGGATGAAAGCATATATAAACAGCACAATCGTTCATGCACAGCACCACTGAAAGCCATCTGTGTAAAGGACATTTACAAGGAATTTACAAAGCCATGCTTCAACAAGATCACTGGTTTTCACTGCAGGACCATGTTGAGCCTGATTCAGAGCTCTAACTCTAAacacagtttgattgacatgactGTTCTAGGTTGCTGCTGGCTTTACTTTGCTCATAAATTACTTTGAAAAAtagaaacattctttaaataacttctgAGTGGCAGCTTTATGAATCGGGTCCATTATAGTATTCAGAGCACCAGTAACTGCACTGCAGTTCTTTGCATTTCCTGCAGTGCTGATGCTTCATGAACAGCCCTATCGGCATTGTAACCCTGTATAATAACACACTGCCATGAAAATGCATGAACTTCAAACCTCTGTACCACACCAGCAAGTGCTGGCCACTGGTTATTCTGTACTGGTTTGCATGCTAAAATTAATCACTTGGAATACTAAATAGATTTCCGTCTAATGCAATAGGCTTCCTTGTAAACCTCCTTAAGCTTCTGTGTTAGTCTAATTCAGCTGCCCTTTCCTGTTGTCTCCCATGCACCTCCTTTATACGATTTAGTAATCTGCATGCTTTAATAACTTTAGTTTGTAATGTTTACCAACACACCGTCATTTACAAGCAAGTGAGAATGTCCTgcaaaaaacattcaaaaaaagATGTtaacaaaatctaaacaaaaacacagcgatgttataggatttaaaaaatacatacctcACAAAAATCTAAACAACCAACAAAATAAGAACAACCCATCAAAggttttgtgaacagggcccacAGCATCTCCGCACAAAACAAATGTGTAGGAAATCCTCAGGTTTCTATGGGACTGACACAAACTGTATCGCAAAGTGATCACAGGGTTGGAAACCAGACTCCCAATGCAAAGTgatctgatccattcctggttttgacTGACTTGACTAAGACCCACCTGAGCGCTCCATTCCTACCTCGACCGCGTCATTCCCTTTGCACTCATGCACTTGCACTGATGTTCAGAATATTTATATTGGATCACGCACTTTGTaactgctttggcaatactgctaatgttgtcatgccaataaagcacttttgGAATTGAAAATTGAGACTTTGTAAATATACAGATACCTTCTGCCATGTCAGGAGCCTGACCTCcagctggggagctgccaggccCTGAAGAGATGGATCTGCAGAGCATGGAGGGCAGGCTGCGCAGCACCCGGAACCTGTGAAACAAACCCATCAGTTTACATGCTGGCCTGACTCTACTGCAGGCTGAACACTTTGTATTTAAACAAACCCATCAGTTTACATGCTGGCCTGGCTCTACTGCAGGCTGAACACTTTGTATTTAAACAAACCCATCAGTTTACATGCTGGCCTGACTCTACTGCAGGCTGCACGGTGAACACTTCCTCTCATTTTGAAATGAACAGCTCATGTGTACACAGCTGTGTAACCCCATACATCTCTTGATGTAAACAAACCCGAATGTATAGTATGTATCTAACTCTAAAGTTATATTTATGTATCTATAAAAAGGGCACCCCACAGCTTGTTGAATTATAGACCTCTTCACACACAGGATTAGCTGTTCAAAACAGACCCAATAGTTTTGAAAGGGTTAAAACCCAGTTATAAGGGTTAATCTGTGGGCTGCACTTGGGCTGAAGTCGCAGTATACTGAAATCCGACTCAAACAGCGAAAACTAATCTCTGCCCCGCCCTGTGAAATATGCGGACACGTGAAAGCAGTGTTCTCCTTTCCTTTTCATGTATAATAACTCAAAACTATACCGAGTACGCAGCTTCACATCAATAAACAAACTGCACGTCTTTACTAGCTCGATTCGCATGGCTACTCCCCGAGTGCCAACCAGTAAATATACTCAAGAAACACAGGCAGCATTGACTCGCATTTCTGTAATTCAAAAGGTAATGTTACCCACCTCAGCCTCAACATCGTACTGTTTTTCGCTAACGTGTTTTAAGGCACAAATAGAAACTGTAGAAAATGCTGAAGTATATTTAGACAAAGCGAAAATCCACTTCCAGGTCGACTGCGTCAGAGTCCTGTGCGTAGCACCAGCTGGTCCAGAGCGTCGCCAGAGTCCTGACGGAATAATAGCGACCTCGTTCTTCGAATCAAGCCCAAAAGAAGCGAACCCCTAGCCACGCCCCATTCATGTCATCTCTGCCAATCTTTCAGAACGAGAAAGTGTGTGGGGGCGGTGTTACTGCTTACCGGTCAAACTACTCTTTTCGTTGATGTATGTGTTTGAAATGTGCGCAACATCTCGCCTCAGACGACtcatgtcatttttaaatatgtatttagagACTTTAAAGGTAGacgcatttaaaaacatttaagcgTATAACTCCTTCGCCTTTCCCCCCATACTACATGCGTAACAGTAATAGGAGTACAGTATCGTCAGTAAGCCGTAGTCTTCAGCAGTATATTGCACCACAGTAACTGAATTGTGAATAGCAGTATGGTAAGTTTGATGCATAATCCAGATAATGTTAGAATAGTATGAAATTCTGAATGCAAGTTTCAATAAGCCAAAATGTAAGCAAGAATTAAGCAATATAGCGAAGCACGGTTTAgcataataaatacagtaaagaaTAGGGCCCTGCGAAATGCAGGAACGACAGGACCTGCAATTCAGATCTAAGCCTCCAGGTGTCAGTATAGCCGCTCCggctaaactgatctaaagaataattaaGAATCAACACATTCGATTCTGCATAATTAGAAAACACCCCCTAATCACGAGGGACAATTATGGCCATTCTAGAAACTGATGCATTAAAGAAAAAGCTAACCTCGAGACTtgctgtttcagaaaaaaaaatggatggacCAGCAAAACCAAAAAGCATTGCTTTGAGAGATCGCACGCAGCAATATCACCGGGCGTCTCAACTCTCCCTGACTGCATCGCATGGTAAGAGACTAGTGGATCTTACACAGTGGGTTGAAAGCTGTAACttagttgcagaattaataaatacacaccGAGCACTCGCACAATAGTTGCACAGCACAGATACCAGTATAAACA
Encoded proteins:
- the LOC131737678 gene encoding acyl-coenzyme A thioesterase 9, mitochondrial-like isoform X1 — its product is MLRLRFRVLRSLPSMLCRSISSGPGSSPAGGQAPDMAEGHSHLLVNDVRNRLREIVGVSTNWSDHRQAMKDRTSLSSLLAKCQEDLPPRRMKDSYIEIHLPLGSQHGLREKYLNVHNSVRFGRILEDLDSLGVLICYSHTKDPSLQRSPLSIVTALVDKIDMRKNIIYPDCDIKFTGHVSWVGKTSMEAKMHMLQYHDGAYSPVLDATFVMVARDPENKRAAFVNPLIPEGPEEEALFKQGEVNKTRRSEIKTASLLKMAPTAEERKIVHSMFLNTLDSTTVSFRSRVLPPNSVWMEDAKLKGLEICHPQERNIFNRIFGGFLMRKAYELGWANACTYGGSRPHLVAVDDIMFQKPVEIGSLLFLSSQVCYTKTNHIQVRVHTEVFDSQSGKHNTTNIFHFTFCSEKEVPQIVPKSYGESMLYLDGKRHFDITFNGTPAV
- the LOC131737678 gene encoding acyl-coenzyme A thioesterase 9, mitochondrial-like isoform X2, whose protein sequence is MLRLRFRVLRSLPSMLCRSISSGPGSSPAGGQAPDMAEVRNRLREIVGVSTNWSDHRQAMKDRTSLSSLLAKCQEDLPPRRMKDSYIEIHLPLGSQHGLREKYLNVHNSVRFGRILEDLDSLGVLICYSHTKDPSLQRSPLSIVTALVDKIDMRKNIIYPDCDIKFTGHVSWVGKTSMEAKMHMLQYHDGAYSPVLDATFVMVARDPENKRAAFVNPLIPEGPEEEALFKQGEVNKTRRSEIKTASLLKMAPTAEERKIVHSMFLNTLDSTTVSFRSRVLPPNSVWMEDAKLKGLEICHPQERNIFNRIFGGFLMRKAYELGWANACTYGGSRPHLVAVDDIMFQKPVEIGSLLFLSSQVCYTKTNHIQVRVHTEVFDSQSGKHNTTNIFHFTFCSEKEVPQIVPKSYGESMLYLDGKRHFDITFNGTPAV